In Pseudoalteromonas sp. '520P1 No. 423', the sequence TATCGAAGGTTGGTTTGATACATCAGCATAAATGGCTTCATCTCTAAACAAGACCCAGCTACCATCAGGTTTATGAAAGTGATTGTCTAAGCGTGCTGTCATGATGTCATCGCCACCAAGTAAATGATTTAAACCTGCGCCATCAAATGGCACCATCCATAAATATTGTGCAGGACTTCCTTCTACAAATAAGTGAGGATTATTTGCATCAAACTTCTCTTTAAAGGTACCATCATTGTTACGGCCTTGAATATAGCCTTGTTCTGTCGTGGCAGATGGATTAAATAGGTTTTTCCAATATCCCGATCGTTCAAGCAAACTCATCGCATCTTCAGTTTTATTCAAACGCTGAGCTAATTGTGAGAGTGCAAAATCAGCAGAAGCTTGTTCTAAAGTTTCTGATGCGCCTTCCCAACTATTTGATTGTTCTGAAATATATTTAATATCTAACCACTGATCTAAAGAAGGGTGTTGACCACGGCAAAAAACAGGACAACCTATATCACTTAAATCTAACGAAGTTGGCGTGTTAGCTGCAGTAATTAAAGATGCATACGACCCCTCTATATCAAATTCAGTGGCACCAAAAGCCACAAAATTTGCAATAGCGATGCTTGAAGGATCTCCATTCATCACCCCAGTAGGACCAGAGTTATGTGTCCATCTATCCCATACGCCATTATATTGCTGTGCTTGGTTATACAGGGATTGGGCAATATCGCTAGCCCGTTTGGGATTAAGTAAAGTTACTAGCTGAAGCTGTGAGCGGTATACATCCCAACCTGAGAAGTTAGCATATTGGGCTTCTTGATTTTTATCAATTTGATGTACTTTTTGATCGAAACCTAAGTACTCGCCGTTGACGTCACTAAAAATATTAGGGTGAAATTGTGAATGAAATAGGGCAGTATAAAATGTTGTTAATTTTTCGATGTTATCTGATGCAATTTTGACTTTACCTAGTGCATTATTCCATATGTTGTATCCATTTTTTCGTATTGTTGAAAAAGTACTTCCTTTGGGCTGTTCTTGAGCTAAATTTTTTCTTGCATTGGCTAAGCTAGTATAAGAAATACCTACTTTCATCGTGGCAATTTGTTGTTTAGATAAATCTAAATCAACCCAAACTCCAGATCCTTTGCCTAGTTTAGGTATACCTTTATCGCCATAACCTGTACCCCCTTGGCTTGAAATTGTGTTGTGCTTAACTGTTTCATTTTGCCAACTACCCGAGTCTGAGATAGGGACATCTAACTGAGCTACAAAATGTAAGGTATAGTAATCTCTTCGATTATATTCGCCTAAATAACCACAAAAGTTACCACTTGTAACTGAGCCTGTGATCTCTCCTGTTTTAGGGTTTATTTGAGTTTTGGCGTCACCACTGCCTAATTGCGAAGCTGCAGTTTTAAAAATAAGCTTAGCGTTTTTAGGGTTATCAAAACTAAATTTGGCAATTCCCGTTCTGTGAGTTGTACTTAATTCAACATTGACACCATTATCCATTTTAACTTGATAATAACCAGGAATAGCGGTTTCATCATCATGGGTAAAGCCTGCACTGTAATATGCATCAAGCATATCTTTATCAGGAGAATGAGTAATGTCTTTTGTAAAAGGTAAAACTGGGATATCACCTGAGGCACCTAAGCAACCTGTGCCTGATATACGGGTAAATGAAAAGCCTTTTATCCTACTAGCGTCATAATTGTAGCCGCCAGGCGATACAGGGACACGGCTCCGATCTGTGATAACCCGCTTTTTTATGCCTTCACTTTCATCTAGCAAGTCATGGGTGTACGCATGTTCAGGGCCAAAATTAAACATGCCATGAGGCAGCACAGCACCAGGTACGACATTTGAAGCTTGACGATGATTATATACACCTTGCGTGCCAATAAATGGGTCGACAAAATCGACAGGGTTAGTTACCCAACTTGAACTTTGTGAATCAACGTTTTTAACTTGAGGTGCAGTATTGCGCATTTGACTGTCAGAACAAGCAGCCAAAGTCATTGTACTGGCAAAAGCGAATAATTTTACATGTGTTATTTTTGACATGAAATTCCTTTGCCCAGTTAACACTGGGGAGTTAATAGTTTATCAATTATTTATTGAAGGTAGATAACCTCAAACGGAATTTACCCTCTGTTTATATAGTGAATCTAACATCACAAACACAACTTTGACTCCATTTAGAGTATCTTTATGGGGGAGTATGTTGGGATTGATTTTGTGGGCATTGTAAAAAGCTTCACCACTTTTATTAATGAAAAGCGCTATCCATAGCGGACTATTGTGTTCAACAACGGTTCGGTTAGTCAGTGTTGGAGGTAATAACCCTAAAATAATAACCGTTTTTAAAGCATGAACTTTTTTATGTGGCTTGCAATACATTAAAAGAGAGTGCTGTTTCATATTATGCAAATTCCACTTTTGTAATATTAGTTATTTACTGTGGAACGTTCCAATTTGTATCAATATACAGCGTGCTTCGTTATAATTCAATCAATTTTAGTTTATGCCATACCATTTTTAGCTAGGAAACTGTGTTAATGAGTGAAAAATCAACCTCAAAAAGTGTCACTGTATTTGATGTAGCCAGAGAGGCTGGCGTATCTAAATCGACAGTTTCTTTAGTGCTTACTCAAAGTGAAAAGGTAAGCGATAAAGCTAAATTAAAAGTAGAAAAAGCAATTGAAAAAACAGGTTATGTGTATAACCGAGATGCTGCATCATTGCGGAGTCGTCGCTCTAATTTAGTCGCTATTGTCATTAATGATTTAACAAATCCATATTCAGCACAGCTTGCTGTGGGTTTAGAAGAACAAATTCGTAAAATGGGTATGTTTTCTATGCTAGTAAATAGTGGCGAAAATGTAGAAACGCAACAACAGCTTGTCAGAAACTTAAAAGAATATAATGTGGCAGCTTTTATTATATGTCCTGCTCCGGGAACAACTGCTGATTGGACTAATAAATTAGTGGAACAAGGATTCCCAGTTGTTAATATCATGCGTGAAATATCGGGTGCTAAAGTCGCTACGGTTTTACCTGATAACTTTTCAGGCACTAAATTATCAACAGAGCACTTATTGGGTAAAGGCTATCGTAAAATCGCATTTATTGGCGGTTTAGAGTCAATTTCGGATTATCATCAGAGATTGTCTGGATTTACAGAAGCAATGCTTTTGGCTGATGTCGAATTCTCTAAAAAAGTATGTATTCAATCTGAAACTAATCGTAATGGTGGCCGTAAAGCGATGGGTGAATTACTTGAAGTAGAGCCAAATATTGAAGCTGTTGTCTGCTTTAATGACGTAATTGCTTATGGTGCTATAGAGCATATGCGCTCAATTGGTAAAAATCCAAAGAAAGATATCGCTATTGTGGGGTTTGATGATTTAGAAGATTCTAAATTAATGTCTCCTGCATTGTCTACTGTGCATGTTGACGCAACCAAAATAGGTATTGCAGTGTGTCATATCTTAAGTAATATCAAAGACAGTAACCGAAATAAAGTCTTAGTTAATGTTGATTTTATTGAACGAGAAACAAGCTAAACACTCTATAGTAATTAGTCAAAAGTATTTTAGGCTATTTTAATTTTTACCAATTAATAAATCAGACTTATATAGGTATGTGTATTCATGCCTAGTTAAACCGCGTTTTATTTTAATTACATGTTTAACTCAAAACCTCTCCTTATTACCGCTAATTGATCATGTTAAAAACTTACCAAGTTAAATAACCTAATAAATGTTTAGGGGGAGTGAATATTTTTATTACCCAACTAAGCTAAAAAATATTTTATTTAGAAGAGCTTATTAAGCCAAGCTTAGATAAAAAATTTTGTATTACCAGTTGTTTCTATTACGGTTCTAAATGTGTTTGAAAAAAAGTTGTTACATTTTAGTCTAATATTTTTTACATGAATTACTTTTGGAACGTTCCATTTCATGGTTTAATAATTGAGCAGTTTAATGATGAGCTGCCATTGACAATAATAAATGATGTTCGATCGATATTTAGTTTAACTGTAATGATTTGTTTGTCATTAATCTCATCAACTAACGAGGTGAGATATAACGACGAACAGGATCAACTTAGAACATATAGTTAATAACAAGCTATTTTGGTTAAATTAAAATTGGAACGTTCCTATTTTTGATTAAGGGATAATCTATGAGTAATTATATTTTTAAAAAGTGTAGTTTGGCCATTGCGGTGTGTAGTGCTGTTACTGCTATCGATATTAATGCAACCCAGATAGACCAGACAGCCGAAACGTATGAGAAGATAGTTGTGACAGGTTCTCGTATACCACGCGCTAATTTAGTATCAGCTTCTGCAGTGACAGTAATTGATAAAAAAACAATAGAAGCCAGTCCGTATCGAAATATTGGTGATATTTTGCAAACCATGGTGGTATCACAACCTTCTGCTAACTCGCTGACTGCAAATGGCAGTGGTGTAACACGTTTTGATTTAAGAGGCATAGGTACTCAAAGAACACTTGTGTTAATTAATGGTCGTAGGCTACCTGCTGGTGGTTCGGGGGCTGATTCTGCCGTTGATTTAAGTGCTATTCCAACTGTGATTATCGATCAAGTAGAGATCTTAATGGATGGGGCTTCAGCAATTTATGGCTCTGATGCGATTGCAGGTGTTGTTAACATTATTACCAAAAAGGACTATGAAGGTTTTGAAGTTAGTGCTTCATATGGCGATAATTTAAATGGCGATGGCGCTAAAACTAATATTGAGTTTGTTGCAGGTATTAGTGGTGATAAAGGCAATGTAACGTTTGCAGGTAGTTATACTAAAGATGAAGCGATTTATTCAAGCCAAGTTGACTTTTCAAAATCGGTTGTCCGATTAGAAGATGATGGCTCAGTAACTCCTTGGGGTAGCTATTGGCTACCTTGGACTGCAGTAACAGATCCTGAAACAGGCAAGC encodes:
- a CDS encoding GH92 family glycosyl hydrolase: MSKITHVKLFAFASTMTLAACSDSQMRNTAPQVKNVDSQSSSWVTNPVDFVDPFIGTQGVYNHRQASNVVPGAVLPHGMFNFGPEHAYTHDLLDESEGIKKRVITDRSRVPVSPGGYNYDASRIKGFSFTRISGTGCLGASGDIPVLPFTKDITHSPDKDMLDAYYSAGFTHDDETAIPGYYQVKMDNGVNVELSTTHRTGIAKFSFDNPKNAKLIFKTAASQLGSGDAKTQINPKTGEITGSVTSGNFCGYLGEYNRRDYYTLHFVAQLDVPISDSGSWQNETVKHNTISSQGGTGYGDKGIPKLGKGSGVWVDLDLSKQQIATMKVGISYTSLANARKNLAQEQPKGSTFSTIRKNGYNIWNNALGKVKIASDNIEKLTTFYTALFHSQFHPNIFSDVNGEYLGFDQKVHQIDKNQEAQYANFSGWDVYRSQLQLVTLLNPKRASDIAQSLYNQAQQYNGVWDRWTHNSGPTGVMNGDPSSIAIANFVAFGATEFDIEGSYASLITAANTPTSLDLSDIGCPVFCRGQHPSLDQWLDIKYISEQSNSWEGASETLEQASADFALSQLAQRLNKTEDAMSLLERSGYWKNLFNPSATTEQGYIQGRNNDGTFKEKFDANNPHLFVEGSPAQYLWMVPFDGAGLNHLLGGDDIMTARLDNHFHKPDGSWVLFRDEAIYADVSNQPSIATPWMYLFTGNAHKTQDTVRATIDLLWNNTKKGIPGQDDLGQMSSWYVFSALGLYPLTPGKADLVLSSPIFEHAKIGNLTINAPSTSQANRFISKLKINGVPTNKSWINDDYINQKVELDFSLSTEPNFNWGRALINRPPSYATTKMAINRTASEGIK
- a CDS encoding LacI family DNA-binding transcriptional regulator; the protein is MSEKSTSKSVTVFDVAREAGVSKSTVSLVLTQSEKVSDKAKLKVEKAIEKTGYVYNRDAASLRSRRSNLVAIVINDLTNPYSAQLAVGLEEQIRKMGMFSMLVNSGENVETQQQLVRNLKEYNVAAFIICPAPGTTADWTNKLVEQGFPVVNIMREISGAKVATVLPDNFSGTKLSTEHLLGKGYRKIAFIGGLESISDYHQRLSGFTEAMLLADVEFSKKVCIQSETNRNGGRKAMGELLEVEPNIEAVVCFNDVIAYGAIEHMRSIGKNPKKDIAIVGFDDLEDSKLMSPALSTVHVDATKIGIAVCHILSNIKDSNRNKVLVNVDFIERETS